One genomic region from Uloborus diversus isolate 005 chromosome 2, Udiv.v.3.1, whole genome shotgun sequence encodes:
- the LOC129216733 gene encoding ribonucleases P/MRP protein subunit POP1-like, with amino-acid sequence MSYFIYFFFTAVSVLKFAECRAREIFSVMKDVVRKEPKLASQNLPHNMRRRAASYNPKRLPRNLRNAVAKQEKSKHKKRKHCHKNRQTEYLKRQLNSTWLPTHIWFAKRFHMKKMYGYKLPLHSTGKHFRVSFKAATRKTLLQDMSYYCCIELKGTQENLLLKLSSLTNDSLGTNFSSELYIDGSKEGHCFLYHPFSYPFQAIGFVSFLWKPYSNIEVTNNSKYQCPSPSSTVRQLWIWCHPSTHSEVVEVLTEIFHLKESCSKLEDSSIEKEPESKLENKRPEHNFASRVNHTKTKLYFKKERVFTGEDVTMTLLKDTLVRHRLIGPLALSAITKVLKSADVSMLDGQSFSVPAGEATISASSEGQSSKSGETIRPPVDGKLWWQKFYESEETRNVHIMKTKLLENLANVNFSYLLPLSMVVGLTVKDPRLDWTSKKAENENYFQGNNEELAVMREFPPYYASSALWEKEIRDEVTETQLSENEINKERSKYVCPNEGVNLGLRENKVPVILVHQPGFDGVGSGWDLIAPQGWSMAFWIPFSYGGSHVAGLRDVSTVNIEAGVPNFPYSYPDTAAGRVYEEEDQEENTKKFLRYPPNKRPNFESLGTVSPFSMPWVTLLDNWEDELKHQNSEWIQTVFSSSNVSSSQRPSDKDSSSMFVLRSKRLLKELKRLNKNISKMVCTLDTEDAQETLDSLTSFVNLCVAEVELIKRSIVLVKIDSLCRGIPKKFSALYLPNESDHQLLRENSKLLNPVEPNHSEPSNKRQKLSKKEKKEKLEHMLSSWKKPENLFLNSERKIIGFVSEGGFSSLRGFGCGIGHCALTGFLTLFEHCIKFQIPPVMLFREQSSFQYRAANVEVIDFY; translated from the exons atgagttattttatttattttttttttacagctgtcAGTGTGTTGAAGTTTGCTGAATGTCGAGCAAGAGAAATATTTAGTGTTATGAAAGATGTTGTACGCAAGGAGCCAAAGCTCGCCTCTCAGAATTTGCCGCATAATATGCGAAGACGAGCTGCAAGTTATAATCCAAAGCGATTGCCCAGAAATTTAAGGAATGCTGTT GCCAAGCAGGAAAAATCAAAGCATAAAAAACGGAAACATTGCCATAAAAATCGCCAAACTGAATACCTCAAGCGTCAGCTAAACTCAACATGGTTGCCAACGCATATTTGGTTCGCCAAGCGATTTCATATGAAGAAAATGTATGGATATAAGTTACCTTTGCATTCTACAGGAAAACATTTTCGAGTGTCATTTAAGGCTGCTACAAGAAAGACATTGTTACAG GACATGTCGTATTATTGTTGCATTGAATTGAAGGGAACGCAAGAAAACCTTTTGTTGAAGTTATCTTCTTTGACAAATGACTCACTAG GTACTAACTTCTCATCAGAATTATATATTGATGGAAGTAAAGAGGGGCATTGTTTCTTATATCACCCTTTCTCATATCCCTTCCAAGCCATTGGCTTTGTTTCCTTTCTGTGGAAACCGTATTCAAACATTGAAGTGACAAACAATTCAAAATACCAGTGCCCCTCCCCAAGCAGCACAGTTCGTCAATTATGGATCTGGTGTCATCCATCCACGCATTCTGAAGTAGTTGAAGTCCTCACTGAAATATTTCATCTGAAGGAAAGTTGCAGCAAGCTGGAAGACAGCTCGATCGAGAAAGAACCTGAaagtaaattggaaaataaaaggcCTGAACATAATTTTGCTTCCAGGGTTAATCACACAAAAACAAAACTCTACTTCAAAAAGGAAAGAGTTTTTACTGGTGAGGATGTCACCATGACATTGCTGAAAGATACTTTAGTCCGTCATCGTCTGATTGGGCCCCTTGCATTGTCTGCAATCACTAAGGTGTTGAAATCTGCTGATGTCTCCATGTTGGATGGCCAAAGCTTTTCAGTTCCTGCAGGTGAAGCCACCATCTCAGCATCGAGTGAAGGCCAGTCATCCAAAAGTGGCGAAACTATTCGTCCACCAGTAGATGGAAAGCTTTGGTGGCAGAAGTTCTATGAAAGCGAAGAGACCAGAAATGTCCACATCATGAAAACCAAGCTTCTAGAAAACTTGGCAAATgtgaatttttcttatttgcttCCTTTGAGTATGGTTGTTGGACTTACAGTAAAAGATCCACGCTTGGATTGGACTTCTAAAAAGGCagaaaatgaaaattactttcaag GAAACAATGAAGAATTAGCTGTTATGAGAGAATTTCCACCTTACTACGCTTCCTCGGCATTATGGGAGAAAGAAATTCGGGATGAAGTTACTGAAACACAGCTGTCTGAAAATGAGATAAATAAGGAAAGATCAAAATACGTTTGTCCTAATG AAGGAGTGAACCTAGGATTACGTGAAAACAAAGTGCCTGTTATACTTGTTCACCAGCCTGGATTTGATG GTGTAGGCAGTGGCTGGGATCTAATTGCTCCCCAGGGTTGGAGCATGGCATTCTGGATCCCATTCAGCTATGGTGGATCACATGTCGCTGGACTCAGGGATGTGAGCACTGTAAACATAGAAGCTGGTGTTCCAAACTTCCCTTACAGCTACCCTGATACCGCTGCTGGTAGAGTGTACGAAGAAGAAGATCAGGAAGAAAATACCAAGAAATTTTTGAGGTATCCACCTAATAAGAGACCTAATTTTGAATCCTTGGGCACTGTGTCACCTTTTAGTATGCCCTGGGTAACACTTTTAGATAACTGGGAAGACGAACTTAAGCATCAAAATTCTGAGTGGATCCAAACAGTTTTTTCGTCTTCCAATGTATCTTCCTCCCAAAGACCATCCGATAAAGATAGCAGCAGTATGTTTGTTCTGAGATCTAAAAGACTGTTGAAAGAACTGAAgagattgaataaaaatatttctaaaatggtCTGCACACTGGATACGGAGGACGCACAGGAAACGCTGGATTCATTAACTTCTTTTGTGAATTTGTGTGTTGCAGAAGTTGAACTCATAAAAAGATCAATTGTTTTAGTAAAAATTGATTCTCTGTGTAGAGGCATACCAAAGAAATTTTCCGCACTTTATTTACCAAATGAATCCGACCACCAGTTGCTGAGAGAGAATTCCAAACTTCTGAATCCTGTAGAACCGAATCATTCTGAACCATCCAATAAAAGGCAGAAGttatctaaaaaggaaaaaaaggaaaagcttGAGCATATGTTATCGTCTTGGAAGAAgcctgaaaatttatttttgaattctgaaCGTAAAATTATAGGTTTTGTGTCGGAAGGTGGTTTTTCCAGTTTGAGAGGCTTTGGGTGCGGCATAGGACACTGTGCTTTGACAGGTTTTCTTACATTGTTTGAAcattgtataaaatttcaaataccaCCAGTAATGTTATTTAGGGAGCAGAGCAGTTTTCAATATCGTGCTGCTAATGTTGAAGTAATTGATTTCTACTAg